The stretch of DNA GGTGGTGCCGCTCTCGAAGCCCCCGTTGGTGAGGGTGGACGCGGCGCTCGCGGACCGGGCGGGCAGGGCCGCGAAGGCGGCGCCTCCCAGGGTGGCTGCCAGGACGGCTCTTCGGGTGGTGCTGCCTGAGCTGAATGTTCCGTTTCCGTGCATCGTCGATGTCCCTTCGACTTGGCGGTACGGGGGGAAGGCGGGCGTTGCGTGTGAGAGGGCGGAGTCAGCCGTCGAGGCGGACGACCCGTACGGCGCCCGCGGGCACTCCGAGGTGGCCCGCGGCGCGCTCGCCTGTGAGGAGTTCGGTGCCGTGGGCGTCGAGCGGCACCTTGGCGTCGGACCCGGTGTGGTTGATGGCGAAGACATAGGTGCCGGTGTCGCCGCGCCGGGTCACCACCTCGACGTCACGCGGGAGTTCGGGGTGCTCGGTGACGCCCGCGTCGGCGCAGGCGGTCGCGAGCAGGGCGTCGAGATCGCGGGCGGTCAGGCGCGTGGAGACGTACCAGGCCGTGCCCTCCCCCAGCTGGTTCCGGGTGACGGCGGGGCGCCCCGCGGCCAGGCCGTCCGCGTACGTCCACACGGTCTCGGCGCCGCGCGGCACGACGAACTCCGTCCATACGTCCCCGGTGAGTTCGGCGCCGTCGGGCCCCGTGATGCGCACCGTCTGTCCGTCGAGCAGCGGCGAGAACTCCTCGACGGTCAGGCCGAGCACGTCGCGCAGGGCGCCGGGGCAGGGCCCGGGGTGCACGGCGTCGTGCTCGTCGACGATGCCGGAGAAGTAGGAGACGAGGAGGGTGCCCCCCCGCGCCACGTACTCCTTGAGGTTGAGGGCCGCTGCCTCCGTCGCCAGGTACAGCGCGGGCACGACGACCAAGGGGTACGCCGACAGGTCCGCCTCGGGGTGGGCGAAGTCGACGGTGAGGTGGCGGTCGTACAGGGCCTCGTAGAACGTGTCGGCGCGCTCGCGCGCGTCGTGGTCCTCGCTGGGCCGCCACTGCAGGGACTGCGCCCACCAGGAGTGCCAGTCCCACAGCATCGCCACGTCGGCGACGGTCCGCGAGCCCTTGAGGGGCGCCAACTCGCCCACAGACGCGCCTAGTTCGGCGACCTCGCGCCAGACTCGGGAGTCCGTTCCGGCGTGCGGAAGCATCGCCGAGTGGAACTTCTCCGCGCCGCGCCGCGCTTGCCGCCACTGGAAGAACAGGGCGCCTTCGGAGCCGCGGGCTACATGGGCCAGGGAGTTGCGGGCCATCTGCCCCGGCGCCTTCGCGGGGTTGCGGGGCTGCCAGTTGACGCCGGACGTGGAGTGCTCCAGGAGCAGCCAGGGAGCCCCGCCCGCGACGGAGCGGGTGAGGTCGGCGGCCATGGCGAGGTTGACATGGGTGCGGCGGCCGTCGGTGATCAGGTAGTGGTCGTTGGTGACGAGGTCGACCTCGCGGCCCCAGGCCCAGTAGTCGAGGGAGTCGCACTGGCTGAGCGCGGTCATGAAGTTGGTGGTGACGGGGGCGCCGGGGGCGAGGCGGTGCAGGATGTCGCGTTCCCGCACGAAGTTCTCGCGCAGGGTCGCGTCGGCGAACCGGCGGTAGTCCAGGGCCTGGGCGGGGTTGCCGACCGTGGGCGTGACGCGCGGCGGTTCGATCTCCTCGAAGGATCCGTAGCGCTGCCCCCAGAAGGCCGTGCCCCAGGCCTCGTTGACCGCCTCCACGTTCCCGTACGCCGCCCCGAGCCAGGCCCGGAAGTGGGTGGCGCAGGACGCGCAGTAGCAGGCGGAGACCGGCACCCCGTATTCGTTGTGGACGTGCCACATGGCGAGCGCGGGGTGCCCTGCGTACCGGCGGGCGAGCTGCTCGGTGATGGCGGCTGACGCCTCGCGGTAGGCCGTGTTGCTGTGGCAGATGGCGCCGCGTGAGCCGAACTCGTAGCGCACGCCTTCGGCGGTGACGGGCAGGGCTTCGGGGTGTGCGCGGTAGAACCAGGCGGGCGGCGCGACCGTCGGGGTGCCGAGGTCGGCGCGGATGCCGTTCTCGTGCAGGAGGCCCAGGATCCGGTCGAGCCAGCCGAAGTCGTAGGTGCCGGGCGACGGTTCGAGCAGGGCCCAGGAGAAGATCCCGACGCTCACCATCGTGACGCCGGCCTCGCGCATCAGCGCCATGTCCTCGCGCCAGACGGATTCCGGCCACTGCTCGGGGTTGTAGTCCCCACCGAAGGCGAGCCCGCTCAGGCCTCTGGGGGTGTTCTCCGGCATGGATCTCTCCCGAGTCATCGATCAGTTGGACACATCAAATGGGAACGTGCACACACACTTTCGCGGTTCTGAGTTCAACATAACCGCACAGCAACAACCATTGACAAGTGTCCTGGATGTTTCTCTACTGTGAACGCTCACAGATGCGTGGCAGGCCGCTCGACGCAGTCGGCACAGCCACCCGGTCAGGGGAGACCATTCATGCCGTTCACCAAGCACCGTCGCTTCCACGCCACTTCGCTCGCCCTCGCCCTCGGCGCCGCCACCCTCACCGCCTGCGGCTCGTCGGACGGCGGGAGCCAGGACGCGTCGGGCCCCGCCTCCCTGACGTACTGGGCGTGGACGCCCGGCATGGACAAGGTCGTCGATCTGTGGAACAAGGGCCCCGGCAAGAAGGAACAGATCAAGGTCACGGTCAAGAAGCAGGCGTCCGGCGACACTCTCGTCACCAAGATCCTCACCGCCCACAAGGCCAAGAAGGCCCCCGACCTCGTCCAGGCCGAGTACCAGGCGCTGCCGACCCTGGTCAGCAATGACGCGCTCGCCGACATATCCGGTGAAGTGGGCCAGGTGAAGGGCGAGTTCCCCGAGGGCGTCTGGCAGCAGACGACGCTCGGTTCGGACGCGGTGTACGCGGTGCCGCAGGACTCGGGGCCGATGATGTTCTACTACCGCGCGGACCTGTTCAAGAAGTACGGCCTGAAGGTCCCCGCCACCTGGGACGAGTTCGCGGAGACCGCCCGCGTGCTGAAGAAGAAGGCCCCGGACAAGGACCTCACCACGTTCTCCGCGAACGACTCCGGGCTCTTCGCGGGCCTCGCCCAGCAGGCGGGCGCCAAGTGGTGGACCACCAAGGGCGAGAAGTGGAAGGTCGGCATCGACGACGGCGCCACGCGCAAGGTCGCCGACTTCTGGGGCGGCCTCGTGAAGGAGGGCGCCATCGACAACCAGCCGATGTATACCCCCGCCTGGAACAAGGCCCTCAACACCGGCAAGCAGATCGCCTGGGTCAGCGCCGTCTGGGCGCCCGGCACCCTCACCACCGCCGCACCCGACACCAAGGGCAAGTGGGCCATGGCCCCGCTGCCGCAGTGGTCCAAGGGCGCGAACACCACCGGCAGTTGGGGCGGCTCGTCGACCGCCGTCACCACCGACAGCGGCCACAAGGCCGCCGCCGCCAAGTTCGCCGCCTGGCTGAACACCGATCCCAAGGCCCTGGACGCGCTCGCGAAGGAAGGCGGCATCTACCCCGCCGCCACCGCGGCCCAGACCAGCGGCGCCTTCGCCGAACCCCCGGCCTTCTTCGCCGGCCAGAAGGACTTCTACCCGCAGGCCGCCGAGATCGCGAAGACCGCGGCGCCCGGCGCCTGGGGGCCGAACGTGAACGTCGCGTACACCTCGTTCAAGGACGCCTTCGGCGCGGCCGCCAAGAACAAGTCCGACTTCGGCGGCGCCCTGAACACCATGCAGGACACCACCGTCGCCGACCTGAAGAAGCAGGGCTTCGGAGTCGCGCCGTGACCGCTGCACGTCCCGCACGCCCTGCACGTCCCGCACGCCCCCGCCGCAGGACGTCGTACGGGGTCAAGAGCGCCCCGTACGCCTTCCTGCTCCCCGCCACGCTGCTCTTCGCGCTCTTCTTCGCGCTGCCCATCGGCTACGCGCTCTGGCTCAGCCTCCACAAGGTCGAGGTGAAGGGCCTCGGTCTGGGCAAGGACGCCCGGCGCGAGGTCTGGGCCGGGATCGGCAACTACACCGACGCGCTGACCGACTCCGAGCTCCTGCACGGCGCGCTGCGCGTACTCGGCTACGGCGCCATCGTCATCCCGGTGATGCTCGGCCTGGCCCTGCTCTTCGCGCTGCTCCTGGACACCGAACGGGTGCGTCTGACGTCGTTCACGCGCCTCGCGATCTTCCTGCCGTACGCCGTGCCCGGGGTCATCGCCGCGCTCCTGTGGGGGTTTCTCTACCTCCAGGACGTCAGCCCCTTCTACTTCGTCCTCGACAAGCTGGGCCTGCCGCAGCCCGACCTGCTCGACGGAGGCCCGCTCTACCTCGCGCTCTCGAACATCGCGGTCTGGGGCGGCGCCGGCTTCAACATGATCGTCATCTACACCTCGCTGCGGGCCATCCCGGCCGAGGTCCACGAGGCGGCGAAGCTGGACGGCTGCTCACAGCTGCAGATCGCGCTGCGGATCAAGATCCCGATGGTGGCGCCCTCTCTGGTGCTCACTTTCTTCTTCTCGATCATCGCGACGCTCCAGGTGTTCAGCGAACCCACCACCCTCAAGCCGCTCACCAACTCCGTCTCCACCACGTGGAGTCCGCTGATGAAGGTGTACCAGGACGCCTTCGGCAAGGGTGACATCAACTCGGCGGCCGCGACCGCCGTGATCATCGCCTTCGCCACGCTCGTCCTGTCCTTCGGGTTCCTGCGCGCGGCGAACTCCCGTACGAAGAAGGAGGCGGCCCGATGAGTTCACTCGCCGTCCGCAAGACCCGGCCCGCCCCGGGCACCACCCCCGGCACCGCGCAGGGCCCGCCCGCGGCCCCGCCCCGCCGGATCGCCGTCCTGCCGACCGCCGTGCTGCTGCTCGGCGCCCTGTACTGCCTGCTACCTGTGCTCTGGGTGGTGATCGCCTCCACCAAGTCGGGCCGCGAGCTGTTCTCCACGTTCACGTTCTGGCCCGGCAGCGGCTTCGCCGACAACGTCACGGACCTGTCCGCCTACCGCGACGGAATCTACTGGCGCTGGATGGGCAACTCCGCCCTCTACGCAGGCCTCGGCGCGCTCCTGTCCACGGCCGTCTCCGCGGTCAGCGGCTACGCGCTGGCGATCTACCGGTTCCGCGGCCGCGAGACCGTCTTCAACATCCTCATGGCGGGCGTCCTGATGCCCCCGGTGATCCTGGCCGTCCCGCAGTACCTCCTCCTCGCGAAGGCCGACCTCACCGATTCGTACGCCTCGGTCCTGATGCCGCTCGTCCTCTCCCCCTACGGCGTGTACCTCGCCCGGATCTACGCCGCCTCCGCCGTGCCCGGCGACGTCGTGGAGGCGGGACGGATGGACGGCGCGAGCGAGTGGCGGATCTTCACGCGGATCGCGCTGCCGATGATGGTGCCAGGCCTCGTGACGGTGTTCCTCTTCCAGTTCGTGGCCGTGTGGAACAACTTCCTGCTCCCTTACATCATGCTCAGCGACGACGAGAAGTTCCCCATCACGCTGGGCCTGTTCACGCTCCTGGAACAGGGCTCCAACACCCCCGCGCTCTACACCCTCGTGATCACCGGGGCCCTTCTCGCCGTCGTACCGCTCATCGCCCTCTTCCTGGTCATCCAGCGCTTCTGGAGCCTCGACCTGCTGTCCGGAGCCGTAAAGTCGTGACCATGAACGCAACGGGGGGCAGGCGCAGGCCGCCGACGATCCACGACGTGGCCCGCGAGGCCGGCGTCTCGCGCGGCACGGTGTCCCGCGTCCTCAACGGCGGGCACTACGTGAGCCCTTCCGCGCAGGAGGCCGTGAACGCGGCGATCCGCAAGACCGGTTACGTCGTCAACCGCCACGCGCGGTCCCTGATAACCGGACGCTCCGACTCGGTGGGCTTCCTCCTCACCGAACCGCAGGAGCGCTTCTTCGAAGACCCCAACTTCAATGTCCTGCTGCGGGGTTGCACGCAGGCGCTCGCCGCGCACGACATCCCGCTGCTCCTGATGCTGGCCGGCACCCCGGACGAGCGGCGCCGCATCATGCGCTACATCACCGCGGGCCACGTCGACGGGGTGCTCCTCGTCTCCAGCCACTCCGGTGACCCCGTCGCGGACGAGCTGCGGGAGGCGGGGGTTCCCCTGGTGGCGTGCGGGAAGCCGATCGGCCAGGCGTCCAAGGTGAGCTATGTCGCCGCGGACGACCGGGACGGCGCCCGCGACATGGTGCGCCATCTCCTCTCCCTCGGGCGGCGCCGCGTCGGCACGGTGACCGGGCCGCTCGACACCCCCGGCGGTGTGGACCGGCTCGCGGGGTACCGGGAGATCCTCACCGAGGCGGGGATCGCGGTCGACGAGCGGCTCGTCGTGTCCGGCGACTACAGCCGGGCGGGCGGCGAGGCCGCGGCGACCCGTCTCCTGGACCAGGCTCCCGACCTGGACGCCGTCTTCGTCGCCTCGGACCTCATGGCGCAGGGCGTCCTCACTGCCCTCCACCGCGCGGGCCGCCGCGTCCCGGAGGACATCGCGGTCGGCGGTTTCGACGACTCGCCCGCCGCGCTGACCGCCCGCCCCGAGCTGACGACGGTCCGCCAGCCCTGGGACCGCATCAGCGCCGAGATGGTGCGGGTACTGCTCGCCCAGCTGGGCGGCGAGGACCCGGCCGCGGTCATCCTGCCGACGGAGCTGGTGATACGGGGATCGGCCTGACGTACAAGGACCCTGACGTACGAGGACCCTGACGTACGAGGACGAGGCCGCGGAGGGCTCACTCCCCCGCGGCCGTGAGGGAGGGACCCGAACATGACTGACGACACCTTGGCCACCGGCCGGGACGGTGCCGTGACCAACTGGGCCGGGAACATCACCTTCTCGGCCCGTGAGCTGCACCGGCCCGCGTCGCCGTCCGCCCTGCGGGCACTCGTCGCGGGCAGCCGGCAGGTGCGGGTGCTCGGCAGCGGCCACTCCTTCAACCGGATCGCCGATGTGGACGGCGACGGAGCGGACACGGCCCTTCTCTCACTCTCCGCTCTCGATCCGTCCATCGACGTGGACACCGCGGCGCGCACCGTGCGCGTATCAGGCGGCGTGCGGTACGCCGAACTCGCCCGGCACGTCGCGTCGTTCGGGCTCGCGTTGCCCAACATGGCCTCGCTGCCGCACATCTCGGTGGCCGGTTCGGTCGCCACCGGGACGCATGGCTCGGGCAACGGCAACCAGTCGCTCGCGGAGGTCGTGCGCACGGTGGAGCTGGTGACCGCCGAAGGGGAGACCCGCGTACTGAACCGTGGCGACGACGGTTTCGACGGCGCCGTGGTCTCGCTCGGCGCACTCGGCGTGGTCCTTGCCCTCACTCTCGATCTGGAGCCGTCCTACACGGTGAGCCAGCACGTGTTCGGCGAACTCCCGCTGACGGAGCTGGACTTCGAGGCGGTGGCAGCGGCGGCGTACAGCGTCAGTCTCTTCACGGACTGGCGTGGGCCGCGCTTCAACCAGGTGTGGCTCAAGCAGCGCGGCGATGCCCCGGTCGACTTCCCGTGGGCGGCGCCCGTGCAGGAGCCACGCCACCCCGTGCCGGGGATGCCCGCCGTCAACTGCACGCAGCAGCTGGGCGTTCCGGGGCCGTGGCACGAGCGGCTGCCGCACTTCCGGCCCGAGTTCACGCCGAGCAGCGGTGCCGAACTCCAGTCGGAGTATCTGCTGCCGCGCGAGCACGCCGTGGCCGCGCTGCGCGCCCTGGCCGCCATCGGGGACGAGGTGGCGCCCGTGCTCCAGGT from Streptomyces sp. BA2 encodes:
- a CDS encoding substrate-binding domain-containing protein, whose amino-acid sequence is MTMNATGGRRRPPTIHDVAREAGVSRGTVSRVLNGGHYVSPSAQEAVNAAIRKTGYVVNRHARSLITGRSDSVGFLLTEPQERFFEDPNFNVLLRGCTQALAAHDIPLLLMLAGTPDERRRIMRYITAGHVDGVLLVSSHSGDPVADELREAGVPLVACGKPIGQASKVSYVAADDRDGARDMVRHLLSLGRRRVGTVTGPLDTPGGVDRLAGYREILTEAGIAVDERLVVSGDYSRAGGEAAATRLLDQAPDLDAVFVASDLMAQGVLTALHRAGRRVPEDIAVGGFDDSPAALTARPELTTVRQPWDRISAEMVRVLLAQLGGEDPAAVILPTELVIRGSA
- a CDS encoding carbohydrate ABC transporter permease, whose protein sequence is MSSLAVRKTRPAPGTTPGTAQGPPAAPPRRIAVLPTAVLLLGALYCLLPVLWVVIASTKSGRELFSTFTFWPGSGFADNVTDLSAYRDGIYWRWMGNSALYAGLGALLSTAVSAVSGYALAIYRFRGRETVFNILMAGVLMPPVILAVPQYLLLAKADLTDSYASVLMPLVLSPYGVYLARIYAASAVPGDVVEAGRMDGASEWRIFTRIALPMMVPGLVTVFLFQFVAVWNNFLLPYIMLSDDEKFPITLGLFTLLEQGSNTPALYTLVITGALLAVVPLIALFLVIQRFWSLDLLSGAVKS
- a CDS encoding ABC transporter substrate-binding protein, with amino-acid sequence MPFTKHRRFHATSLALALGAATLTACGSSDGGSQDASGPASLTYWAWTPGMDKVVDLWNKGPGKKEQIKVTVKKQASGDTLVTKILTAHKAKKAPDLVQAEYQALPTLVSNDALADISGEVGQVKGEFPEGVWQQTTLGSDAVYAVPQDSGPMMFYYRADLFKKYGLKVPATWDEFAETARVLKKKAPDKDLTTFSANDSGLFAGLAQQAGAKWWTTKGEKWKVGIDDGATRKVADFWGGLVKEGAIDNQPMYTPAWNKALNTGKQIAWVSAVWAPGTLTTAAPDTKGKWAMAPLPQWSKGANTTGSWGGSSTAVTTDSGHKAAAAKFAAWLNTDPKALDALAKEGGIYPAATAAQTSGAFAEPPAFFAGQKDFYPQAAEIAKTAAPGAWGPNVNVAYTSFKDAFGAAAKNKSDFGGALNTMQDTTVADLKKQGFGVAP
- a CDS encoding ABC transporter permease subunit → MTAARPARPARPARPRRRTSYGVKSAPYAFLLPATLLFALFFALPIGYALWLSLHKVEVKGLGLGKDARREVWAGIGNYTDALTDSELLHGALRVLGYGAIVIPVMLGLALLFALLLDTERVRLTSFTRLAIFLPYAVPGVIAALLWGFLYLQDVSPFYFVLDKLGLPQPDLLDGGPLYLALSNIAVWGGAGFNMIVIYTSLRAIPAEVHEAAKLDGCSQLQIALRIKIPMVAPSLVLTFFFSIIATLQVFSEPTTLKPLTNSVSTTWSPLMKVYQDAFGKGDINSAAATAVIIAFATLVLSFGFLRAANSRTKKEAAR
- a CDS encoding FAD-binding protein — its product is MTDDTLATGRDGAVTNWAGNITFSARELHRPASPSALRALVAGSRQVRVLGSGHSFNRIADVDGDGADTALLSLSALDPSIDVDTAARTVRVSGGVRYAELARHVASFGLALPNMASLPHISVAGSVATGTHGSGNGNQSLAEVVRTVELVTAEGETRVLNRGDDGFDGAVVSLGALGVVLALTLDLEPSYTVSQHVFGELPLTELDFEAVAAAAYSVSLFTDWRGPRFNQVWLKQRGDAPVDFPWAAPVQEPRHPVPGMPAVNCTQQLGVPGPWHERLPHFRPEFTPSSGAELQSEYLLPREHAVAALRALAAIGDEVAPVLQVCETRTVAADTQWLSPAHGRDTVAFHFTWVPDAAAVLPVIALVEERLAQFGPRPHWGKVFAADPAELGARYPHAAAFASLAERLDPRGKFRNAFVRSFVRPLLQ
- a CDS encoding beta-galactosidase, encoding MPENTPRGLSGLAFGGDYNPEQWPESVWREDMALMREAGVTMVSVGIFSWALLEPSPGTYDFGWLDRILGLLHENGIRADLGTPTVAPPAWFYRAHPEALPVTAEGVRYEFGSRGAICHSNTAYREASAAITEQLARRYAGHPALAMWHVHNEYGVPVSACYCASCATHFRAWLGAAYGNVEAVNEAWGTAFWGQRYGSFEEIEPPRVTPTVGNPAQALDYRRFADATLRENFVRERDILHRLAPGAPVTTNFMTALSQCDSLDYWAWGREVDLVTNDHYLITDGRRTHVNLAMAADLTRSVAGGAPWLLLEHSTSGVNWQPRNPAKAPGQMARNSLAHVARGSEGALFFQWRQARRGAEKFHSAMLPHAGTDSRVWREVAELGASVGELAPLKGSRTVADVAMLWDWHSWWAQSLQWRPSEDHDARERADTFYEALYDRHLTVDFAHPEADLSAYPLVVVPALYLATEAAALNLKEYVARGGTLLVSYFSGIVDEHDAVHPGPCPGALRDVLGLTVEEFSPLLDGQTVRITGPDGAELTGDVWTEFVVPRGAETVWTYADGLAAGRPAVTRNQLGEGTAWYVSTRLTARDLDALLATACADAGVTEHPELPRDVEVVTRRGDTGTYVFAINHTGSDAKVPLDAHGTELLTGERAAGHLGVPAGAVRVVRLDG